A region from the Metopolophium dirhodum isolate CAU chromosome 9, ASM1992520v1, whole genome shotgun sequence genome encodes:
- the LOC132953032 gene encoding uncharacterized protein LOC132953032: protein MTWSVIHFFKDNGVEVVPSTWFKDDTCAWPKTHVKQSFLVARTKCKKELITSDLSSTEDDNYSKIKNTNNGKKSKSGNNCRNDKKTGYGADKSDIETDSDDNNYELPAYDSACVYDMLITPSKNIRTFVKSPSKTPVFESIDDNFCMVKNVSPYRRNKHFVLSPNNLARAEKNKKRNLSESPRKVYPSPETFQSPLSQEISPTTVQKYLPLKTYAQASAARSAVSKQLFRPDNLSQLLTTLLENKQKTPPKPNK from the exons atgaCGTGGTCGGTTATTCACTTCTTTAAAGATAATGGAGTAGAGGTAGTACCTAGCACATGGTTTAAAGATGATACCTGTGCTTGGCCTAAGACCCATGTGaaac aatCGTTTCTTGTTGCTCGAACGAAATGCAAAAAAGAATTGATCACTTCGGATTTATCATCTACTGAAGATgacaattattctaaaataaaaaatacaaataatggaaaaaaatcaaaatctggTAATAATTGCAGGAATGACAAAAAAACGGGATATGGCGCTGACAAATCAG acaTTGAAACTGATAGCGatgacaataattatgaattaccaGCTTATGATTCtg cttGTGTTTATGATATGCTCATTACTCcatcaaaaaatatacgaaCATTCGTCAAATCACCATCAAAAACTCCAGTTTTTGAAtcta TTGATGATAATTTCTGCATGGTGAAAAATGTGTCACCTTATAgaagaaataaacattttgtacttTCTCCTAATAATTTGGCAAGagcagaaaaaaacaaaaaaagaaatttatctGAATCTCCTAGAAAAGTATATCCATCTCCTGAAACTTTTCAATCac ctcTTTCACAAGAAATATCTCCTACTACTGTTCAGAAgtatttaccattaaaaacatatg cACAAGCATCTGCGGCGAGATCTGCGGTATCCAAGCAATTATTTAGACCAGATAACTTAAGCCAACTGTTGACTactt tattagaaaataaacaaaaaacgcctccaaaaccaaataaataa
- the LOC132953033 gene encoding uncharacterized protein LOC132953033 — translation MTPMTETSRVADLASRTPPTWQYRFRLRDKHDGFNNLPSDCRTILQTPSSASKHIRKVEPGLYHHFGLANGIKLNLPANIDEVKIAIGIDGLPISKSSSNQFWPILAYIEVESPLPKHVFLVGLYYGTEKPHCSNDFLLDFTVEANELTANGIMINSVQINVIIDVFCCDSPAKSFILKVKGHSGFSSCTRCNIEGEYIDRRPRLFTPCKYWCNEEIVNALGK, via the exons ATGACACCCATGACAGAAACGAGCCGAGTAGCCGACCTCGCGTCCCGTACCCCGCCAACATGGCAGTACCGTTTTCGATTACGG GACAAACATGATGGTTTCAACAATCTACCTTCTGACTGTCGGACTATATTACAAACACCTTCTAGTGCTTCAAAACATATTCGTAAAGTTGAACCTGGTCTCTACCATCATTTTGGATTAGCTAATggtattaaattgaatttaccCGCAAACATTGATGAAGTAAAAATTGCAATAGGTATAGATGGATTACCAATTTCTAAAAGTAGTAGTAATCAGTTTTGGCCAATTTTAGCCTACATTGAAGTTGAGTCTCCATTACCAAAACACGTATTTTTAGTAGGACTTTATTATGGTACAGAAAAACCACATTGTAGCAATGATTTTCTGTTAGATTTTACAGTAGAAGCTAATGAACTTACAGCCAATGGCATTATGATAAATTCTGTTCAAATTAATGTCATAATTGATGTTTTTTGTTGTGATTCCCCTGCTAAAAGCTTTATCTTGAAAGTCAAAGGTCATAGTGGATTTTCTTCTTGTACTCGATGCAACATTGAAGGTGAATACATAGATCGTAGA CCTAGATTATTTACACCTTGTAAATATTGGTGTAATGAAGAAATTGTTAATGCTTTGGGTAAATAA
- the LOC132952866 gene encoding uncharacterized protein LOC132952866: MKCLQKKKRRELANKRVNRQSILSPKMIKSQTSKLSNFSIPPLPIDPFKSLPLVITQKRKICNLQSNKFKHSPKEKNCKKLDEVSMASHKNVGKNTRDNESCRKNIGHLYSPSTSQQNWSVDRTFIEENTEENDLMASPPMFSPIKSGLKRSIFDMTPQKPVKNVAVRKLFPSTQYNSNTSKIGSEAIANYLMATPSKLNDSPIISLTGLFQSTPESAHKNVTPVADSQLISSTTQSETFSKDSEANVNHGCILKFITSTLPQLNTKLNKIILNQSKHEELLKKILQNKTVHDESFYDNTDLEEFPLHNLDSLKEIDGKLKSDTLFYKCLVKRLKEFGGNNVYMVTKCIMDFLMTDNLGMQISLTGRGTNNKKNEKMSLISLTMFKLITRVILKNVSGSTITSINKAVTGWLKHAKERNGRRESL, encoded by the exons ATGAAGtgcttgcaaaaaaaaaaacggagagAGCTTGCTAATAAAAGGGTGAATAGACAGAGTATATTATCGCCCAAAATGATAAAAAGTCAAACTTcaaaattatctaatttttcTATTCCACCACTTCCAATAGATCCATTTAAGTCATTACCTC ttgtcataacacaaaaaagaaaaatctgtAATTTGCAGTCCAACAAGTTTAAACATTCacctaaagaaaaaaattgtaaaaaattagatGAAGTGTCAATGGCTAGTCATAAAAATGTTGGAAAGAATACTAgag ATAACGAATCTTGCAGAAAAAATATTGGACATTTATACTCCCCTTCTACAAGTCAACAAAATTGGTCGGTTGATAGGAcatttattgaagaaaatacTGAAG aaaatgatCTGATGGCATCTCCTCCAATGTTTAGTCCAATTAAAAGTGGTCTAAAAAGAAGTATTTTTGATATGACACCGCAAAAACCGGTAAAAAATGTTGCTGTGAGAAAACTGTTTCCTTCAACACAGTACAATTCCAATACATCAAAAATAGGCAGTGAAGCTATTG CAAATTATCTGATGGCAACTCCTTCAAAATTGAATGATAGCCCAATTATAAGTTTAACAGGCCTTTTTCAAAGCACACCAGAATctgctcataaaaatgtaacaccTGTAGCAGACAGTCAACTAATATCTTCGACAACACAGTCTGAGACATTCTCAAAAGACAGTGAAGCTAATG TTAACCAtggttgtattttaaaatttattacctCAACATTACCACagcttaatacaaaattaaataaaattattttaaatcagtcCAAACATGAAgaattgctaaaaaaaattttacaaaataaaacagtGCACGATGAGAGCTTTTATGACAACACGGATTTAGAAGAATTCCCATTACATAATTTAGATTCCTTAAAAGAAATAGATGGAAAACTAAAGTCagatacattattttacaaatgtttg GTAAAACGATTGAAAGAATTTGGTGGTAATAATGTGTATATGGTGACCAAATGCATTATGGACTTCTTGATGACTGATAATTTAGGGATGCAAATATCTCTGACAGGACGTGGaacaaataataagaaaaatgaaaaaatgtcacTCATTTcattaacaatgtttaaattgataacac gagtaatattgaaaaatgtatccgGTTCAACAATTACTAGTATTAATAAAGCGGTTACTGGGTGGTTAAAACATGCCAAGGAAAGAAATGGACGAAGAGAATCATTGTAG